ATACTCAATCATGCAGTTTGAATGGGATGTAAACAAAAATGCCCAAAATCTCAAAAAACATGGTATTAGCTTTGAAGAAGCTCAAGAAATATTTGACGGACTTGTTTTTACCGCCATTGATGAACGTTTTGATTACGGCGAAGAAATTCGAGAAATTAGTATCGGTGCAATACAGGGTGTTGTTATCGTGACCGTAGTGCATACTGAAAGAAGTGGAATCATCCGAATCATATCTGCAAGAAAAGCTACTCGTCAAGAAAGAGAAACCTATTATGACTATCTCGCCAAAACGACTTAAAGAGTTAGAAAATCTCCCAGAAAATGCGATTGACACATCAGATATACCTGAATTAGATGCCAATTTTTGGGAAAAAGCTAAACTCGTTAAACCGATTACTAAAAAAGCCATTTCTTTAAGAGTTGATAGTGATGTTTTAGATTGGTTCAAAAGCCAAGGAAAAGGCTATCAATCGATGATGAATACCGTACTGCGCTCTTATTTTGAACATGAGGTGAACACGACTAAAGAATAAGTCATTACTAATCAATACCTTAGTTTAATCAGGAGAGTTGATATGATTGTTATTGATATAGACAATATTAGAGATACAATNNNNNNNNNNNNNNNNNNNNNNNNNNNNNNNNNNNNNNNNNNNNNNNNNNNNNNNNNNNNNNNNNNNNNNNNNNNNNNNNNNNNNNNNNNNNNNNNNNNNNNNNNNNNNNNNNNNNNNNNNNNNNNNNNNNNNNNNNNNNNNNNNNNNNNNNNNNNNNNNNNNNNNNNNNNNNNNNNNNNNNNNNNNNNNNNNNNNNNNNNNNNNNNNNNNNNNNNNNNNNNNNNNNNNNNNNNNNNNNNNNNNNNNNNNNNNNNNNNNNNNNNNNNNNNNNNNNNNNNNNNNNNNNNNNNNNNNNNNNNNNNNNNNNNNNNNNNNNNNNNNNNNNNNNNNNNNNNNNNNNNNNNNTTGAGCTTCTATCACATTTCTCAAGACATTTCTCAGTAATTCCGGTTCTGGATGCTGTTCTTCTAAGCAGGCTTCAATATAAAGTGCAGCGTGTTCAGGATCTTTTAACTGTTCAATTAAAAACTCCTGATAACTTTTACTGGTTTGTATTTTCACGTTTGTCATAGTCTTTCCAATACTCCTGAGCTTGACGAATATTTTGCTTTTGAGTGCTTTTATCTCCCCCGCATAAGAGCAGTACAACTTTTAATCCAATTTGACCAAAATAAATTCGATAACCTGGGCCATAATTGATTTTAAATTCATAAACTCCTTCTCCAACTGATCGATAATCTCCTAAATTACCTAATTTAACTCGCTCAAGTCTTAAATTTATTTTAGCTTGAGTTTTACGATCTCGAAGGGAATAGTACCATTGATCAAAAGGAATTTTACTATCGGGTGTAACATAACGTTGAATCTCCCTGGGTTGGGTTTCCATCATTCATTTTATTATAACTGCTTTATTGTTCATTTTATCAAACAAGATGATTGATTAATTGCCAGCAGCGATCGCTCTTTTAAAAAGGGCGATCGCAATTCATAATTCAACTCTGCTTAAATACAATGATAAAACCTTCTTGTTGAAAGTGCTTATCATGGGTTAAAACTTCCGTAATATTAAGTTGATTCATCGTTACCATAGAAATACAATCTGTTAAACTGTATCCTTTATCAAATCGTTGACTAAATAACTCTAAACCTGCTATAAAAGATTCATGGCTTTGAGGAATAACAATTATATTCTGATCAGCGATAACTTGGGTAATTAACTGAAAAACTGCTTTTTTCATAGGGGATGGAAAGGAGGCAAAAAAATTAATTGTTTCTGTTAATACTTCTTCTGTTGTTACCAATTGAATATTATTAAGATTGCGACTATAATCTCTAACGGACTGATGCCATGAGTCAGCCACATTAATTAAAGCGACCCAATAAAACGTATCGACAAAAAGAGTTTTCATAAGCCTTGGTGGAGGTTTTTAGACAGATAAAAATCATGATTTTCTGCCCCGTCTTTTGGTAATTGACTTATAACTTCTTCAGGAATATCTTTAATAATATCATCTGCTACTTCCCAAATGGGTTTATAAGCTTTCTCAGTCGGTTTAACAGTTTGCTTAAGAGAGCGAATGAAATCTAATACCTCATCCAGTTGAGAAGCAGGAATTTGTTCTAATTCATGTAGAATTATTTCTTTGGTTGTCATAGTGTTTTTATTGATTAACCTAAGTTAATTATACCATCTTAGTAAATTGTATCAGAGGCGATCGCATTCCAACACATGAACCAGTCAGAAAAGCGATCGCTGTTTTTAAGTGAAAGGGCGATCGCTCTTCTCTGCTTTAACTTAATTAGATAAGTGATTGCAGTTTTGATGGGAATATTAGGGAAAGTTGGCAAGGAGAATATAAATCTATCGAGGCCAAACTTTAATTGCTATATCAGCTAATTTGTCAGCACGAGCTTTAATTTCATCAGCGTTCCAATCTACTATATCTTCAAAATATTTATTAAGGGAAACATTAGATGTTCGATACCACGTTTTTTTGACAGTAAAGGAGCTATTGCTAAGTTGTGTATTGTATGCTGTTAGCGTAAGATTTCCCAAAGTATGTAATAATTCTTTTTTTACTTGGCTACAATTGTTACCTAGCATCTTTTCCCATTCAGGGGTTAATGTTTGAGGCATAATGTGTTCAATCGTTAGATTGTCAGGATCTACTTTTTCTTTACTAAGCGTAGAATTTAAACTTTCCAAAATTAATTTAATTCGATCAGAATTCTTTGAACTATACAAAGACTTAGTAATAATTTTTTTACGAAAATCCTCATCTGAAGGCCAAATTTTCTCTTTTTCATATCCGCACAGAACTGTCTGTAGTCCCTTTACCAAGTCATCAGGATTTGCTGCTTGAACTTCTTTGTATAAATTATTGAATACCTTACCCAAGCTTTTTGTAGAAACATCAGCAAACCAACGTCGCACAAAATAAGACTCTAAGTAACGCAAAATAGTTTCAAACTGTTCAAGAGAAAGTTTTTCCTCCTCATACTCGTGATAAACGTTAAGCAAGAAAATATGGCAAGTTGTGAAGTCCAAACGCATTAACTGCTCGAACCAATAACGTAGCTTACCTTCTGATTCTTTATGATAAAATTTTAATCGCTGATAGTATTTAATAAATTGTATAATTTCTTCTAACTTAGATTCAATTTCATTAGGCGCATTATCAAAACGATTTTTGATGACTTTATAAACTTCTTTCTCATTTACTGCTTCTCCATCTTTACGCAAATAAAACCAAAATGCAGTTGTTAATTCACTCGCATATTCTTTTGGAGCTACATTAGCCTTGAATTGATTTTCAAGACGCAACCATTTATTCTGATATATTTCTTCTCGTTTCTGACGGGGCAATTTCATGAAAATATAGTTACGCACTAAGTCAGCTTGAGTTAGTTCTTCTCCCTTATAATTTAAACTTTCAAAAATCAGATACGGATTATCTTGCTCATCGGAAGTAATATTAACTAGAATTAAACGTTCTAAAATAACAGTCTTGAATTTTGCTAAATCTAGTGCCAAACCTTCTTCTTGATGGGGTTTTTTAAGTTTCCCTTTGAAAAAATTATAACATTGGTATATCATGCCTTCTTTTTTCATTTCTTTCTCTTTTGTGGCTGTGACAATGCTTTGATAAGTTTCCTGATCTCCTTGAGTTGGTAATACCTTGTAAAAATCTTCACCTTCTTTATATTGATTGGTTAAAATTTTATCATACAACTCTCCAGCAAGTTTTTGATTTTTATCCTTAATTGTTGGAGTTTTATCTTTTAACAAATACTGACGAATAGCAGCTAATAAAACAGTGAGAGTAATCAAGCGTTGTTGCCCATCAATAACTAGAAAAGGAGATATACCATCTGCTGTTCCAAGTATTCCCTGAGTAACAATAGCCCCCACAAAATATGAACCTTCTACTTCATTAGTATAAAGTTTCATCAGATCTTCCCAAAGATTTTCCCAGTTTTCTGTAGTCCAAGAGTAGGGTCTTTGAAAAAGGGGAATTTGGAATTGTTTAGTACCTTCTAATAGATTCCTAAGAGTTGTTTCTGTAGCTTTCATGTTGTTGGTTTAATTCAAGATGTTTTTGTGCTTTTCTGTTTTGGGTAAAACAGTTAATCTTTAATATTTTACCATAATCTTTAGAACTGTTATATTTGCTGCTGACAATGAGAATTGTCAGCTTTGCCGCACTTTAGTGCGACTACAAGCAGCGATCGCTAAATCCCATAACATAACTCCCTTAACCTACTCACGGACTGCGGAAGCCCTTGTTTTAGAAGCGTGTCCAGATATTCATTAGGTGTTTTAGGTGGATTTTTGAGTCTCATACGTTGTATTTCGGCTGCTCTACAGACCATTGCTGGGTTCAAGTCAAG
The DNA window shown above is from Planktothrix serta PCC 8927 and carries:
- a CDS encoding BrnA antitoxin family protein: MTISPKRLKELENLPENAIDTSDIPELDANFWEKAKLVKPITKKAISLRVDSDVLDWFKSQGKGYQSMMNTVLRSYFEHEVNTTKE
- a CDS encoding type II toxin-antitoxin system VapC family toxin — protein: MKTLFVDTFYWVALINVADSWHQSVRDYSRNLNNIQLVTTEEVLTETINFFASFPSPMKKAVFQLITQVIADQNIIVIPQSHESFIAGLELFSQRFDKGYSLTDCISMVTMNQLNITEVLTHDKHFQQEGFIIVFKQS
- a CDS encoding type II toxin-antitoxin system RelE/ParE family toxin — its product is METQPREIQRYVTPDSKIPFDQWYYSLRDRKTQAKINLRLERVKLGNLGDYRSVGEGVYEFKINYGPGYRIYFGQIGLKVVLLLCGGDKSTQKQNIRQAQEYWKDYDKRENTNQ
- a CDS encoding DUF262 domain-containing protein codes for the protein MKATETTLRNLLEGTKQFQIPLFQRPYSWTTENWENLWEDLMKLYTNEVEGSYFVGAIVTQGILGTADGISPFLVIDGQQRLITLTVLLAAIRQYLLKDKTPTIKDKNQKLAGELYDKILTNQYKEGEDFYKVLPTQGDQETYQSIVTATKEKEMKKEGMIYQCYNFFKGKLKKPHQEEGLALDLAKFKTVILERLILVNITSDEQDNPYLIFESLNYKGEELTQADLVRNYIFMKLPRQKREEIYQNKWLRLENQFKANVAPKEYASELTTAFWFYLRKDGEAVNEKEVYKVIKNRFDNAPNEIESKLEEIIQFIKYYQRLKFYHKESEGKLRYWFEQLMRLDFTTCHIFLLNVYHEYEEEKLSLEQFETILRYLESYFVRRWFADVSTKSLGKVFNNLYKEVQAANPDDLVKGLQTVLCGYEKEKIWPSDEDFRKKIITKSLYSSKNSDRIKLILESLNSTLSKEKVDPDNLTIEHIMPQTLTPEWEKMLGNNCSQVKKELLHTLGNLTLTAYNTQLSNSSFTVKKTWYRTSNVSLNKYFEDIVDWNADEIKARADKLADIAIKVWPR
- a CDS encoding BrnT family toxin, whose translation is MQFEWDVNKNAQNLKKHGISFEEAQEIFDGLVFTAIDERFDYGEEIREISIGAIQGVVIVTVVHTERSGIIRIISARKATRQERETYYDYLAKTT